A genomic window from Flavobacteriales bacterium includes:
- a CDS encoding FAD-binding protein: MSKILSLTLSPEDAAFDESINKHINKELNSNEIELSNWKILKKSIDARKRDVKIQLRIEIHEKEKKENLKIEKNYKDVSNSEEVIIIGSGPAGLFAALTLLEKGKKPIIFERGKDVRSRRRDIAAINKNHIVNPESNYCFGEGGAGTYSDGKLYTRSKKRGSIIDILETLVYHGAKEDILIEAQPHIGTNKLPKIIANIRETILSHGGEIHFNTKVVDFIIKDNTIQGVVLQNKDKVLAKNTILATGHSARDIFNLLDRKSIEIKYKPFAMGIRIEHPQGLIDQIQYSCKERGPYLPPASYKLVTQTNNRGVYSFCMCPGGFIVPAATNSGEIVVNGMSPSKRDSIFSNSGIVVEVKDEDLKPFEKHGELKGLYYQMSLEESMCKLTPDLQVAPAQRMVDFINNKTSNKLNKTSYQPGILSQPLHQILPNSISSSLSESFKVFGKKMKGYLTNEANIIALESRTSSPVSIPRDKDSLQHLKINNLYPCGEGAGYAGGIVSAAIDGKKVADRI; the protein is encoded by the coding sequence ATGTCCAAAATACTTTCCTTAACACTTAGTCCAGAAGACGCTGCATTTGATGAATCCATTAATAAGCATATCAATAAGGAATTAAATTCTAATGAAATTGAATTGTCCAATTGGAAAATCTTAAAAAAATCTATTGATGCTAGAAAAAGAGATGTAAAAATCCAGCTTAGAATAGAAATCCATGAAAAGGAAAAAAAAGAAAACCTTAAAATTGAAAAAAACTACAAAGACGTATCAAATTCTGAAGAAGTAATCATTATAGGTTCAGGACCCGCAGGTCTGTTTGCAGCTTTGACACTCTTAGAAAAAGGTAAAAAACCCATCATTTTTGAAAGAGGTAAAGATGTTAGAAGTAGAAGGCGCGATATTGCTGCAATTAATAAGAACCATATTGTAAACCCAGAATCTAACTATTGTTTTGGAGAAGGTGGGGCCGGCACTTACTCAGATGGAAAATTATATACTCGATCCAAAAAGAGAGGATCAATCATTGATATTTTAGAAACATTAGTTTATCATGGTGCCAAAGAAGATATTTTAATTGAAGCACAACCGCATATTGGCACCAATAAATTACCAAAGATTATTGCCAATATAAGAGAAACCATTTTGTCTCATGGTGGCGAAATACACTTCAACACCAAAGTTGTCGATTTTATTATAAAAGATAATACGATTCAAGGTGTAGTCCTACAAAATAAAGATAAAGTTTTAGCAAAAAACACCATTTTAGCTACTGGTCATTCGGCCAGAGATATATTTAATTTACTAGATAGAAAATCAATAGAAATTAAGTACAAGCCATTTGCTATGGGTATTAGGATAGAACACCCACAAGGTCTAATCGATCAAATACAATATTCATGTAAAGAAAGAGGGCCTTACCTCCCACCAGCATCTTATAAATTAGTCACACAAACAAATAATAGAGGCGTATATTCATTTTGCATGTGCCCCGGTGGTTTTATTGTACCTGCAGCAACAAATAGTGGTGAAATAGTAGTTAATGGTATGTCCCCCTCAAAAAGAGATTCTATTTTTTCTAACTCAGGTATTGTAGTAGAAGTAAAAGATGAAGACCTAAAACCTTTTGAAAAGCATGGAGAGCTAAAAGGGCTATACTATCAGATGTCATTAGAAGAAAGTATGTGTAAATTAACCCCTGACTTACAAGTTGCTCCAGCACAAAGAATGGTAGATTTTATAAATAATAAAACTTCCAACAAATTAAATAAAACATCTTATCAACCTGGTATTTTATCACAACCCTTACACCAAATATTACCGAATAGTATTTCGAGTTCGTTGTCAGAAAGTTTTAAAGTTTTTGGCAAAAAAATGAAAGGGTATTTAACAAACGAGGCAAACATAATAGCATTAGAAAGTCGAACATCATCACCTGTATCAATTCCTAGAGATAAAGATAGTCTGCAACATCTTAAAATCAACAACCTTTACCCTTGTGGTGAAGGCGCAGGATATGCTGGCGGAATTGTTTCTGCAGCAATTGATGGAAAAAAAGTAGCTGATAGAATTTGA